From one Caldithrix abyssi DSM 13497 genomic stretch:
- a CDS encoding UvrD-helicase domain-containing protein yields the protein MDIKKYLDHLNQEQHAAVTSPRQPLLLIAGPGTGKTRTIIARIIYLVEEYKLPPEQILALTFSNKAADELKSRLEQTLKERAGRIFCGTFHSFCLTVLRKNHELVKLHPFFSVCDDEYQQTLIRDILNRRAIRDVHQKARAVQLAISNHRLKDKALPPFSSSVFQEYQRHLQRHHLIDYDQILLLTLELFENHQDVLEQYRFLYQAILVDEFQDTDKIQYRILKMLAEKHRNIFVVADDDQSIYSWRGANPENIRQFIQDFRIDEIHFLEKNYRSAQPIIEAAQIILKDTDRIEPEKKIQSVQELDARLSAVFFDTEFQEVDYIIKKIKHWYQEEEIDFNEIAVLYPQHRMGEKLASFFLKERIPFQMASGRNLADHPIMKRFLLYLRLIRDPSDTLILEQLMLLELGEHLFKKIQQWAKQKQISLKKALNEFAIHQYNSKTVRNKLQTFIGNLANLINLKSFFKFDQLTREIINNIQSLQTSYLKESYRLLEMVSLKKEKYLFSDRRKIWLYHSRPEICYLGCQMLEKALGISVHALDDEKVVHVSKPDLVLLLEPFKNEPVSDFDLPLYQIKGSARQGSLTVLFRWLQFQLQTIDEKIFDHYVVFDLETTGNNPHRAGIVEIAAVKVREGEIVETFETLVNPQMEIDPEAQQVHHISDKDVQNAPTIDKVLPDFLQFIGEDLLIAHNGYAFDFIILDRYIRELNLKKPRNVRYDSLIMARNLFPNEKNSIDALAYRYKLDTGTRHRALDDVKVLNLIFRILLKEARKREIFTAGEEFAEYVALGNFLENTLNAREDRALFQVGLNKLLSPFSKIRRVYAATFAKDDEQLLNDLHKITQLHNLRLKDYDSNQEFFDRIMQMSKEYSKMPVDQAISEFLAFISLMNTQDNLEAINAVSLLTLYAAKGLEFEKVIICGMEDHNIPSSYVYRDDEEDDRPMHKKLDEQKRLLYVGITRGKSEVIFTLVRNRFGRRHKSSPFLENIRPLVDIKTFI from the coding sequence ATGGATATCAAAAAATATTTAGATCACCTCAATCAAGAACAGCACGCAGCCGTTACCAGCCCGCGCCAGCCACTTTTATTAATTGCCGGCCCGGGCACTGGAAAAACACGAACCATTATTGCCCGAATCATTTACCTGGTTGAAGAATACAAATTACCTCCCGAACAAATTCTGGCGCTAACCTTTAGCAACAAAGCGGCAGATGAACTCAAAAGTCGCCTGGAGCAAACCTTAAAAGAACGCGCCGGGCGTATTTTCTGTGGCACATTCCATTCGTTTTGCCTAACGGTTTTACGTAAAAACCATGAGCTGGTCAAGCTGCATCCCTTCTTTTCGGTGTGCGACGACGAGTACCAACAAACATTGATTCGGGATATCCTGAATCGTCGAGCCATAAGAGACGTGCACCAAAAAGCGCGTGCCGTTCAACTGGCTATTTCTAACCACCGCTTAAAAGACAAGGCTTTGCCCCCATTTTCATCGTCTGTTTTTCAGGAATACCAGCGCCATTTGCAGCGCCACCATCTGATCGACTACGACCAGATCCTGCTTTTGACTCTGGAATTGTTCGAAAACCACCAAGATGTGCTGGAACAATACCGCTTTTTATATCAGGCCATATTGGTTGACGAATTTCAGGACACGGATAAAATTCAATACCGGATACTAAAGATGCTGGCCGAAAAACACCGCAATATTTTTGTGGTGGCGGATGACGATCAATCCATTTACTCCTGGCGCGGCGCCAATCCGGAAAACATCCGCCAGTTCATTCAGGACTTTCGCATCGATGAAATCCATTTTCTGGAAAAGAACTACCGGTCGGCGCAACCTATCATCGAAGCGGCTCAGATCATTTTAAAAGATACCGATCGCATCGAACCTGAAAAAAAAATTCAAAGCGTGCAGGAGCTGGACGCTCGTTTATCCGCCGTCTTCTTTGACACCGAGTTTCAGGAAGTTGATTACATCATTAAAAAAATAAAGCACTGGTACCAGGAAGAAGAGATTGACTTTAACGAAATTGCCGTGCTTTATCCCCAACACAGAATGGGCGAAAAACTGGCCTCTTTCTTTTTGAAAGAACGCATTCCCTTTCAGATGGCCAGCGGACGAAACCTTGCCGATCATCCGATCATGAAGCGCTTTTTACTTTACCTCAGGCTCATTCGCGATCCATCCGATACGCTGATACTGGAACAGTTAATGTTGCTTGAGCTGGGTGAACATCTTTTCAAAAAAATTCAACAATGGGCAAAACAAAAGCAGATTTCCTTAAAAAAAGCGCTGAACGAATTTGCCATTCACCAATACAACAGTAAAACCGTGCGCAATAAGCTGCAAACCTTTATCGGGAACCTGGCCAACTTAATTAACCTCAAAAGTTTTTTTAAGTTTGATCAGTTGACGCGCGAAATCATTAACAATATTCAATCTTTACAAACATCTTATTTAAAGGAATCGTACCGCTTATTGGAAATGGTTTCTTTAAAAAAGGAAAAGTACCTTTTCAGCGACCGGCGCAAAATCTGGCTCTACCATTCCAGACCAGAAATTTGCTACCTGGGTTGCCAGATGCTGGAAAAAGCGCTTGGGATTTCCGTCCATGCCCTTGACGATGAAAAAGTAGTACACGTATCCAAGCCCGATCTGGTTCTGCTGCTGGAACCTTTTAAAAACGAACCCGTTTCCGATTTTGACCTGCCGTTGTATCAGATCAAGGGAAGCGCGCGGCAGGGCAGCTTAACCGTTCTGTTTCGATGGCTGCAATTTCAATTGCAAACCATTGACGAAAAGATTTTTGACCATTACGTGGTATTCGACCTGGAGACGACAGGAAACAATCCTCACCGGGCCGGTATTGTGGAAATTGCCGCCGTTAAAGTGCGGGAAGGCGAAATTGTGGAGACCTTTGAAACCCTGGTAAATCCGCAAATGGAAATCGATCCTGAAGCGCAGCAGGTGCACCACATCTCGGACAAAGACGTGCAAAACGCGCCAACGATCGACAAAGTTTTGCCCGACTTTCTACAGTTCATCGGCGAAGACCTGCTTATTGCGCACAATGGCTACGCCTTCGACTTTATCATCCTGGATCGCTACATACGGGAACTCAATTTAAAAAAGCCGCGCAACGTACGCTACGACTCGCTCATTATGGCCAGGAATCTCTTTCCCAACGAAAAAAATTCGATTGACGCCCTGGCTTACCGCTACAAACTGGATACGGGCACCAGGCACCGCGCCCTGGACGACGTCAAAGTTTTAAACCTGATCTTTCGCATTCTTTTGAAAGAAGCGCGCAAACGTGAAATTTTTACCGCCGGCGAGGAGTTTGCGGAATATGTTGCCCTGGGCAACTTTCTGGAAAACACTTTAAACGCCCGCGAAGACAGGGCGCTTTTTCAGGTGGGGCTGAATAAACTGCTTTCGCCTTTTTCCAAAATACGCCGCGTGTACGCTGCTACTTTTGCAAAAGACGATGAACAGTTATTAAACGACCTGCATAAAATCACACAGCTACACAACCTGCGCCTAAAAGATTACGACTCTAACCAGGAATTTTTTGACCGCATCATGCAGATGAGCAAGGAATATTCAAAAATGCCTGTCGATCAGGCCATCAGCGAATTTTTAGCCTTTATCTCACTGATGAATACGCAGGACAACCTGGAAGCCATTAACGCCGTTTCGCTGCTTACGCTTTACGCCGCAAAAGGCCTGGAGTTTGAAAAAGTAATCATCTGCGGCATGGAAGACCATAACATTCCCAGCAGTTACGTTTACCGCGACGATGAAGAAGACGACCGCCCCATGCATAAAAAATTAGACGAACAAAAACGCCTGCTTTACGTGGGGATTACGCGCGGCAAAAGCGAGGTGATCTTTACCCTGGTGCGCAATCGATTCGGGCGAAGACACAAATCCTCGCCCTTTCTGGAAAATATTCGTCCCCTGGTGGATATTAAAACTTTCATTTGA
- a CDS encoding DNA polymerase III subunit chi produces MQKIIFIELPVARKEQYVTDITESLFALNKSIHIFAQKNNLVALDRLLWVRKPDSFLPHAIFQESDQENPDLLEPILLIDRPVRLTADVLILHDPLPVDQIGSYEIIIDFAELYDQNRLKDSRQRYKVFRDSGRFDLSFEKLGSFLKLIKAS; encoded by the coding sequence ATGCAAAAAATCATTTTCATAGAATTGCCGGTTGCCCGTAAGGAACAATATGTTACGGACATAACAGAATCCTTATTTGCACTGAACAAGTCCATTCATATTTTCGCTCAAAAAAACAACTTGGTCGCGCTCGACCGGCTGTTGTGGGTGCGCAAGCCTGACAGTTTTTTGCCCCACGCAATTTTTCAGGAAAGCGACCAGGAAAACCCTGATCTTTTAGAGCCCATTCTTTTGATTGACAGGCCAGTCCGCTTAACGGCTGATGTTTTGATTTTACATGATCCGCTCCCGGTAGATCAGATCGGCTCCTATGAAATTATTATTGATTTTGCCGAGCTTTATGATCAGAATCGTTTAAAGGATAGCCGGCAGCGCTACAAAGTTTTCAGGGACTCCGGCCGTTTCGACCTTTCTTTTGAAAAACTGGGCAGCTTTTTAAAACTAATTAAAGCTTCTTAA
- a CDS encoding HlyD family efflux transporter periplasmic adaptor subunit, whose product MRKILIFGLISFFIISCEPDSRPQQKAEKRLTVWQKFELRKDTLNVDIPVEGKLVAWHKMDLLAPIDSKVISLLVEKNESIKKGDLLLHLWPLSGYRNYTPVEIFSPMNGVIAELYVKLADTLKQGEMLLTIENRENLTMRAKLNHWQTPFVKRNANVTLTYHNMQIKGAVIDVDLKNDWVTIIVPNQQLKIKEELLVNGYIQLQNIAGDFLPAAVFEQRDSLLAELESETMLTIYRVGMAGDSLAFIAPSLPDINEIQVKKNLDINK is encoded by the coding sequence ATGAGAAAAATTTTGATTTTTGGGCTCATTTCCTTTTTCATTATTTCCTGCGAACCGGACTCTCGGCCACAACAGAAGGCTGAAAAACGTTTGACGGTCTGGCAAAAATTTGAATTAAGGAAAGACACGCTAAATGTCGATATCCCTGTGGAAGGCAAGCTGGTGGCCTGGCATAAAATGGACTTGCTGGCGCCCATAGACTCCAAAGTAATTTCTCTGCTGGTGGAAAAAAACGAATCGATCAAAAAGGGCGACCTGCTTTTACATTTATGGCCTTTAAGCGGCTACAGAAATTACACGCCGGTAGAAATTTTTTCGCCGATGAATGGGGTTATCGCTGAACTTTACGTAAAACTTGCCGATACTCTGAAGCAAGGCGAAATGCTACTAACCATTGAAAACCGCGAAAACCTGACCATGCGCGCCAAGCTCAACCACTGGCAAACGCCGTTTGTAAAACGGAACGCCAATGTTACGCTTACTTATCACAACATGCAAATCAAAGGCGCGGTGATCGATGTGGATTTAAAAAATGATTGGGTAACCATCATTGTTCCCAATCAACAATTAAAAATAAAGGAAGAGTTGTTGGTTAACGGTTACATTCAATTACAAAATATTGCCGGGGATTTTTTGCCGGCTGCCGTTTTTGAACAAAGGGATTCATTGCTGGCTGAACTCGAATCCGAAACCATGTTAACCATCTATCGCGTTGGAATGGCCGGGGATTCTCTGGCGTTTATCGCCCCCTCGCTGCCCGATATCAACGAAATTCAAGTCAAAAAAAATCTTGACATTAATAAATAA